One genomic region from Pogoniulus pusillus isolate bPogPus1 chromosome 40, bPogPus1.pri, whole genome shotgun sequence encodes:
- the LOC135191856 gene encoding feather keratin Cos1-1/Cos1-3/Cos2-1-like, with protein MSLSRNCYLCQGASGPAATKGRYKRQPRSCSPIHFSCLLLLGNQVNLQPQDMSCCKPCPPCQPCGPTPLANSCNEPCCVRCQDSTVVVEPPAVVVTLPGPILSSFPQNTAVGSSTSAAVGSILSCDGVPINSGGFDLSCITNRYSCRPCRPC; from the exons ATGAGCTTGTCCAGAAATTGTTACCTCTGCCAAGGTGCCTCTGGTCCTGCGGCAACGAAGGGCAGGTATAAAAGGCAGCCCAGGTCCTGCTCTCCCATCCACTTCTCCTGCCTCCTTCTGCTTGGGAACCAG GTGAATCTCCAGCCTCAAGACATGTCCTGCTGCAAGCCTtgcccaccctgccagccctgtggtCCTACCCCACTGGCCAACAGCTGCAATGAGCCCTGTTGTGTGAGGTGCCAGGACTCCACCGTTGTCGTTGAGCCTCCTGCTGTGGTGGTGACCCTGCCTGgacccatcctcagctccttcccgCAGAACACTGCTGTgggctcctccacctctgctgctgttggcagcatcctcagctgTGATGGAGTGCCCATCAACTCCGGGGGCTTTGACCTCTCCTGCATTACCAACCGCTACTCGTGCAGGCCCTGCCGGCCCTGCTAG
- the LOC135191706 gene encoding feather keratin Cos2-3-like, whose protein sequence is MSCYSPCLPCRPCGPTPLANSCTEACVRRCQSSTVVIQPPAVLVTLPGPILSSFPQNTVVGSSTSAAVGSILSSDGVPISSGCCDLSGIASRSYGRRYLH, encoded by the coding sequence ATGTCCTGCTACAGCCCGTGCCTGCCCTGCCGGCCCTGCGGCCCAACCCCGCTGGCCAACAGCTGCACTGAGGCCTGTGTCAGGCGGTGCCAGAGCTCCACCGTTgtcatccagcctcctgctgtgctggtgaCCCTGCCCGgccccatcctcagctccttcccgCAGAACAccgttgtgggctcctccaccTCCGCTGCCGTTGGCAGCATCCTCAGCTCTGATGGAGTGCCcatcagctctggctgctgtgaCCTCTCTGGCATTGCCAGCCGCTCCTATGGCAGAAGGTACCTGCactga